AATTTGGAAAAATCCATTGACAGATCTCCTGgagtaaaatgaaaagaaaatttgATCGACTTTGTTTTCTTACCCATTATTTTACTGGTTTAATTCTATTCCTTGctaattaatattattgtatttgttaagcgctaattatgtcacacaccgagcactggggtagatacaagttaatcaggtcagacccagcccctgtcccacataaggcttaaacagaagggagaataaggcattgaatccccattttacaggtgaggaaattgaggcacagagaagttgtgacttgcctctttgtcacatatcaggcaagtggcagagccaggattagaacccagctaatTTAGAGAATTGTTTGAAATATTTCTAAAAAAGTTTGAAatatttctttgcacatagtaagcgcttaacaaatgccatcattatttattattatttcttttaagTACTCACTAGATAGTGGCATTTCAGAGGCTCAGCAGAAGAGAACAGACTGCACTGGGGAGATTCATTAACTCTTTAATGCTGCTGTCAGCCTCAGGATCAGAGTAATATTTACAACAATTAaaattatgataattgtggtatttgttaagcatttagtctgtgtcaggaactgtactaaatacggggtcccacatgtgtctcacagtctaaatagaagggagaacatgtgagaagcagcatggcctaatggaaagagcatgggcctgggagttaggggatttggactctaattccagctctgccacttgtctgctgtccatttgcctgctgtgtgaccttgggcaagttacttaacttctctgagtcgcagtttacttcatctgtaaaatagggagttagAGGGCAaggcccatatggaacatggactgcgttataacccgattagcttgtatctactccagcacttagtatggtgtctgtcacatagtaagtacttaacaaaaccataaaaaacaaaacaacaacaaatacctggtatttaatccccattttgcaggtggggaagtgaggcacagggaagttaagtgacttgcccaaggtcacacaggaggcaagtgacagaaacaGCTTCTCTGAAAGAATGCACTgacagatctcttcctcccttctcagcACCTAACTTCCCCTCTTGGAGCAACATAGGCCTAAGGGAAATAGGTCCCTGAGCCCCTGCCCATTTTTCAATGGAATTGCCTTTTTGTGACAAGCCAGATTTACTTTATCCATGAAGCATTTAGTTGGCTGATACACTAAAATGATAAACTTGAGGACAACCTCTTTTGTTTTGCTCAGTTTGAGGGAGACAGATCCCAGGATGTTGAGAAGTGATCACACATTAAAGTTTCAACAGTTAATGAGTGCTAATGTAGTTGTTTTGAAAGGGTATCATTCAGAATTTCCAGAAACACTACTGCATTTTGCTTAAGTGGAAACTTTTAAGGGTGTTAGGATTGCTCGCCATATTGCACTTTATAGGGACTTTGAAAAATAATACGCTCCAGTTGAAAGTGTTAAGATATGTCCTGCAATTACCAGTTTTATTTGGGGATGAGAAGGGACTTGATTGAGTTGGTCAGCAAATGGTAATCCTATTTAAGGTTTCTGAGACTCTTCTGGAGGAGGAACCTTCGTATTTTCTTTGtacgtaagaagcagcatggcctagtggatagagcatgggcctgagagtcagaaggaactaggttctaaccccggctccaccacttgcctgctgtgtgactttgggcatgtcacttcacttctctgggtctcagttacctcatttggacaatggggattaagactctgagcccaacgtgggacagggactgtgtctgacctaattagcttgtatgtagaacagtgcttgacacttagtaagcacttaacaaatactgttattattattattattactttctgccTGTGGTGCACATGGTATTATTTTATGGTCGTTTCATGACCATTCAGATTTGAGAATGCAATATTTATTTTTCGTTTACACTTGTTCAAATCAGCTTGCTCTACATTAACGGAAGGACTAAAATGCCTAGAAATTCTTTTTGTTTTAACCAACTCTGAAATACCACTTTCTGACCACTAGCTTCTGATCTGCCATTTCACTCATACACCCTCTACCTGCCCTCTTCCTTAGTGCTCTTGCTCTACTTAACCCGACCTCATGCCCCACTTGGACTCCTCACcaaacctcacttctcttcttgcACAAACCCCTGGCTCACCCCTTCCTCCATTGATTCTTGCTCCTACATCCACATTGCTACATCCTCTGCATAGTACACTTTCACTGCTCCTATGGTCACACTGCCTTGTGCTTTGAGTGGAAATGCAGCTACCGGATGGACTTCTGATGCTTTAAATTCAACATCCCTTGACTACAACTCTGCCCTCTTATGTCTCCTCCCTCACTGacccccatgcccattgccctacACAGTTATTCCAGATCTTTATTTCTCTCCCTTATGCCCACAGTGCCaccatctccctcttctcttacCTCTGATTACTTTGCCAACTACTTTGTtgaaaaattgaaactatcaggcatgacaTGCTCCAAATCATCTCttcacctccccatctctctcacaCCCCTACACCTACTCTCTCATCTTTCTGTGTGTCTAAGAAATCTCTCAAAAGGTTTCTAAATATGCTCCCTTCTCTTGTGTCTCTGTCATCATCCCCTGTCACCTTCTGTAGATACTTACCCctgccttttttccttctctgacGGCCATCTTCTTCCACTTACTCTTTGACTGCTCCTTTTCCGCTGCCATCAAACCTGCTCACACCTCCTCTACACTCAGTATCCTGCTTTGCTGTGTATCCCActgcccttctccatcccatctccAGGGTCTATACCTGAGAAAACTTCTTGAATGGATTGACTACACCTACTGCCTTCAGTtcttctccattttctctcttccaattCCCCTTGATTCAGTATAATCTGGTTTCTTTCCTTTTCACTCCTCTGAGATTGcattctccaaagtcaccaatgatccccCACACGAAACCTCATCACATGTAATGGAATCTTTCTTAATCccccttgacttctcagctaccTTAGATACACTggatccctctctcctcctgtaaACATGATCTAACTTTGGTTTTCCTGAAACAGCTCTCTCCTGGtccttctcttacctctctggctgttccttctcagtctctccttggctcaatcaatcaatcaatcatatttattgagtgcttactgtatgcagagcactgtattaaagcgcttgggagagcacagtacaacagagttggtagacatgttccctgcccacaatgagtttacagcctagagggggagacagacattaagataaataaattatgatatgtacgtaagtgctgtgggactgaggaaggagtgaataagggtgcatatccaagtgcaaggatgacacaggaatgggagaagaggaaatgagtactgagtcagggaaggctattgGAGAAGAcaggcttttaataagactttgaaggtggggagaatgatcatctgttggttatgaagagggtgaacattccagaccagaggcaggatgtgggtgagaggtcagcggcgaggtagacgagatcacGGCACAGAGagttaggttggcattaaaggagtgaagtgtgtggatttggttgtagtaggaaatcagggaggtatggtaggagagggcaaagtcaTTGAGCATTTTTAAGCCTGTGGGAAGGTatatctgtttgatgcggaagtggatgagcaaccactggaggttcttgaggagtgtggaatgagtgagtgtagaaaaatgatctgggcagcacagtgaagaatggactggagtggggtgagacaggaggtcagcaaggaggaggctcatgtggtaatcaaggtgggataggaagagTGCGTGGATAAGcatggtaccagtttggatggagaggaaagggtggatattagcCTCTCACTGCCTAACACTGCCTCTCACTTTGCACTCCCTCCCTCGGGGGAACTCATTCACCCTTGCTGCTCCAGTTACTATCTGTatgaggatgactcccaaatcaacCTTGCTAGGCCCagactctccatctcctctctagtctcacatttcctcttgccttaggATGTTTGCTTTTATAGTCTAAAAATCTGTTTGCTCCAATTGTTTGAGAATCAGtgtagactagtggatagagcacagatctgggaaatagaaggacctgggttctaatcccagctctgccatttttcctttatggttaccctgggcaagtagcttcacttttctgtgccctggtttcctcatccgtaaaatggggattaagactgtgagccccatgtgggacatgtactgtgtccaacctgattcacttgtatccaccccagcacttagtacagcacctggcacacagtaagcgcttaacaaatgccattaaaatgaaaAGTAGCAAATCAGAACCAGACTAGACTGCTTCTATTTGGAGGTGACTCAAAAGGCCGAAGTTACTCTGAAAAAACATTAACATGCTCCCGTTCCTTTTCCAGGTTCAAGCGTTGGCCTTTTTATATATGCTGCCCTGCAAAGGGAACTAATTGAACACTACGGCTTAGATGGATGCTTGCTGATTGTCGGTGCATTGGCTCTAAACATATTAGCATGTGGCAGTCTGATGAGACCTCTGGAGTCCTCAGGCCGCCCCTTACCGGAAAAAACGAGCCTGGAAAATGTTCCTGACCAATATTCGTTATACCATGAAAAGGAAATGAATTTGGAGGAGAACATTAGCATCCTTGAAAAAggctacagtgaggggaaatgcACGAGTCCTCTGTCCAATGGTGACTGCAGACAAGAAAGCCCAGGAAATAAGAATGGATTAACACCAGTGCAGGCGAAGGAGGCCGAGACTTACAAAAAGAAAGTGGCCGATCGGACATATTTTTGCAAACAGCTCGCCAAGAGGAAGTGGCAACTCTATCTGAACTACTGGGAAGAAACGGTGCTTCTTTTTAAAAACAGAGTGTTTTCGGCCCTTTTTATCGCCATTTTACTTTTTGACATTGGGGGTTTTCCGCCTTCGTTGCTTATGGAAGATGTAGCAAGAAGCTCTGATGTGAAGGAGGAAGACTCTGTTGTGCCTCTCATATCCATAATCGGCATTATGACTACCGTTGGCAAACTTCTTTTAGGAGTGCTGGCCGATTTTAAGTGGATTAATACTTTATACCTATATGTAGCAACCTTAATAACAACTGGCTTGGCTTTGTGTGCCATTCCACTGGCCAGGAATTATGTCACGTTAGCAATCCTTTCTGGGATTTTAGGGTTCCTCAGCGGCAACTGGTCCATTTTCCCTTATGTGACAACCAAGACTGTGGGAATTGAGAAGCTGGCCCATGCCTATGGGATATTAATGTTCTTTGCTGGACTTGGGAATAGTCTTGGGCCACCAATTGTTGGTAAGTTATTTAGGCTtaaggccaggctgtttcttccTGTTTCTTCATAGGCTTTGCCTGCCGTGGTAGCTAGCTTGTGCAAATCATTACCGCAGGGAACTCCTAAGTCTGCAAATATTAGCGAGTTTGAATAAATTCATGACTGAGAGATTGATCAATAAATGGaacttattcagcatttactgtgtaatcaatcagtcgtatttcttgaggtgggactgggtgcagagcattgtactaagtgcttgggagagtacaacacaacagacctggtaaacaggttccctgcccacaaggtgcttacataaAGAGTTACTAGGAAGGTTGTTAAATGGCACATCCCTAAGCATTAACTTTCTGTTGCCACTTTTGGAAACAGtggacatcaaacagaaacttcataccattggctttaaagcactcaatcaccttccccccttgtatcttgcctcactgatttcctgatacaacccagcctgctcacttcactcctcttacgctaacgtcctcactatacctcgatctcatctatctcatcattgACCCCTTGgcttatcctgcctctggcctgaaactgcctccctcttcatgtcccacTAATggtcgctctccccaccttcaaagccttattaaaatcacatctcctccaagagacctttcctgactaagccctcatttccccatctccctctcccttctatgttactTTACACTTgaatttttaccctttattcacccctccctcagtcccacagcacttatatacatatccataatttatttttatgtctgcctacccctttagactctaaggtccttgttggcagggaacatgtctaccaactttgttatattgtacacgcccaagtgct
This DNA window, taken from Tachyglossus aculeatus isolate mTacAcu1 chromosome 3, mTacAcu1.pri, whole genome shotgun sequence, encodes the following:
- the SLC16A9 gene encoding monocarboxylate transporter 9; the encoded protein is MELKKSPDGGWGWVIVLVSFFTQFLCYGSPLAVGVLYVEWLDAFGEGKGKTAWVGSLASGVGLLASPVCSLCVSSFGARPVTIFSGFMVAGGLMLSSFAPNLYFLFFSYGIVVGLGCGLLYTATVTITCQYFDNRRGLALGLISTGSSVGLFIYAALQRELIEHYGLDGCLLIVGALALNILACGSLMRPLESSGRPLPEKTSLENVPDQYSLYHEKEMNLEENISILEKGYSEGKCTSPLSNGDCRQESPGNKNGLTPVQAKEAETYKKKVADRTYFCKQLAKRKWQLYLNYWEETVLLFKNRVFSALFIAILLFDIGGFPPSLLMEDVARSSDVKEEDSVVPLISIIGIMTTVGKLLLGVLADFKWINTLYLYVATLITTGLALCAIPLARNYVTLAILSGILGFLSGNWSIFPYVTTKTVGIEKLAHAYGILMFFAGLGNSLGPPIVGWFYDWTHTYDIAFYFSGLCVLLGGLILLVVALPSLDTCYSQSSKPPPNTYLYKAASNT